The DNA sequence CGCCGCGAGTCCGCGTGCGCGGCAGGCCGATACCCACCGTGTGGGCACTGCGCGCCCGTAGACGAGATCGAGCACGGCCGTGTGCGGATGCAACGCCTCGGGCGGAAACGGGAACGCGTCGTCCGGGTGTAGGCCGAGCGGCGTCGCATTCACCACGACGTCCACCGCGTCCAACACCTCGCGATTCAACAGCTCCGCGTCGGTGACGGCCTGCGCCCGCGCGCCGAGCGGCGCGATGAACGACCGCGCCTGCTCCGGCCGACGGGCGTGCACGCGCAGTGCAGCGCCCTCCCAACCCCGAACGGCCTCGCGCACGGCCAGCGCGGCACCACCGGCACCAAGCAGGAGCACGCGCAGGCCCGTGAGGTCGCGCTCGAGCAGCGACGAGAGTGCCGCCTCGAATCCGCCCACATCGGTGTTGTCCCCGTGGAGCCGGCCGTCGGCGTCGGACCAAAAGGTATTAACGGCGGCCACGCGTTCGGCGAGCGGCGTGAGCACGTCGCAGCACGCCATGGCCGCCTGCTTGTGCGGCACGGTGATGTTGCCCGCCGCGCCCTCTTCGCCAAGCCGCTCGAGCGTTGCACGCAGGGTATCCGGCGCGACGTCGAGCGCCTCGTAGCGCAACGGAATCCCGAGGTGATCGAGCGCCGCCTGCTGAAAGCGCGGCGAGAGCGAGTGCGCCACGGGATGGCCGAGCAGCACCAGCCGCCGTGGCTGGGACACCGGTTCAGCGGCCGGTGCTGCCGCGTTCCGCCGCGACGCGGTCGAGGATCTTGCCGATCGCGCGGTCGAGCTCGGCGAACGTCGCGCGATACGCGTCGAGATCCCCGCCAAACGGATCGGCGATCGGCGTCGCATCGCCGCCATGCGAGGCGAAGTGCGCAAGCAAGTGCGTCTTTCCCGCACCACCGAGGGCGACGGCGCGCTCGGCGTGATGCGGGCCCATCGTCAGCACGAGGTCGGCGGCGGCGACGATCTCGCGCGACAGCGCACGCGCGCGATGACCTTCGAGGGCGAGCCCGTGCTCAAGCGAGACGAGCAGCGCACCGTCAGACGCGGGCGCGCCGTCCCAGGCGCTCGTGCCCGCGCTGCCGACCTGCAAATCCGTCAAGCCGCGCGCCGTCACCGCCGCCCGTGCGATGGCCTCGGCCATCGGCGAACGACAGGTGTTGCCCGTGCACACGAAGAGCAGCTGCATACGCGGAAGTTAACGGTCGCCCACGAGGTCGGGGCAACTCGCGCGGAGCACGTCGGCGGGAATCGCGCCAGGACGGATCACGCGCGGCCGGCGCCCGGTGCAGTCCACGACGGTGGACGGCGTGTCGGTTGGCAACTGGCCGGCATCGAGCAGGAGCACCTGCCCCGCAGCGATCGGGCCTGCGAAGTCGCGGAGAACCTC is a window from the Pseudogemmatithrix spongiicola genome containing:
- a CDS encoding shikimate dehydrogenase family protein; its protein translation is MSQPRRLVLLGHPVAHSLSPRFQQAALDHLGIPLRYEALDVAPDTLRATLERLGEEGAAGNITVPHKQAAMACCDVLTPLAERVAAVNTFWSDADGRLHGDNTDVGGFEAALSSLLERDLTGLRVLLLGAGGAALAVREAVRGWEGAALRVHARRPEQARSFIAPLGARAQAVTDAELLNREVLDAVDVVVNATPLGLHPDDAFPFPPEALHPHTAVLDLVYGRAVPTRWVSACRARGLAADDGLRMLVEQGALAFERWFGLPAPRQVMLDAIRR
- a CDS encoding low molecular weight protein arginine phosphatase; amino-acid sequence: MQLLFVCTGNTCRSPMAEAIARAAVTARGLTDLQVGSAGTSAWDGAPASDGALLVSLEHGLALEGHRARALSREIVAAADLVLTMGPHHAERAVALGGAGKTHLLAHFASHGGDATPIADPFGGDLDAYRATFAELDRAIGKILDRVAAERGSTGR